In Hyphomicrobiales bacterium, the sequence TTCTCGGCGAAGACTTCGGCCTGCGCCAGCACCAGGGTCCGGCCGCCCTTGACCACCTTGCCGCGCGCGATCAGGCGTTGGCCCGTCGCCGGGGCCAGCAGGTTGATCTTGAACTCGGCCGTCAGCACGCCGCGATCCGCCGGCATGATGCTGAGGGCGGCGTAGCCGGCCGCGCTGTCGGCGATGGAACTGACCGCGCCCGCATGGACGAAGCCGTGCTGCTGCGAGATTTCCGGGCGCGGCACGAGCATGATCTCGACCTGTCCCGGCGTGACCTGGCCGAGCGTGGCACCCAGCGTGTGCATGAGGCCCTGCTTTTCGAAGCTGGTGCGGATGCGCCTGTCGATGCCGGCTTCATCGGTCGTCATGTCGTACTCCTTCCGGCCATACGGTGGCAGCGGCGCGGCGGGGCGGCAATGGGATGGATCGCACAATGCGCTGCGGGATTGCTCGTCGGCCCGGCGCAGCAAAAAGGGCCGCTCGCGCGACCCTTCATGTCATTCACTGCGGGGCGGAATCACGCCCAGGCGCGCTGCTTCAGCTTGTCCTCGAAGGCCTCGATCTTGGAGGCCTTCTCCATCGTCAGGCCGATATCGTCGAGGCCGTTGAGCAGGCAGTGCTTGCGGAAGGGGTCGAGCTCGAACTTGATCTCGCCGCCGTCCGGTCCCTTGATCGTCTGGTTCTCCAGGTCGATCGTCAGCGTCGCATTGGAGCCGCGCTCGGCATCGTCGAACAGCATGTCGAGCTGCTCGGGCGTGACCTTGATCGGCAGAATGCCGTTCTTGAAGCAGTTGTTGTAGAAAATGTCGGCGAAGCTCGTGGAGATCACGCAGCGGATGCCGAAGTCGAGCAGCGCCCAGGGGGCATGCTCGCGCGAGGAGCCGCAGCCGAAATTGTCGCCGGCGACGAGGATCTCGGCCTTGCGATAGGCCGGCTGGTTCAGCACGAAATCCGGATTTTCCGAGCCGTCCTCCTTGTAGCGCATCTCGGAGAACAGCGCGGTGCCCAGCCCGGTGCGCTTGATCGTCTTCAGATACTGCTTCGGGATGATCATGTCGGTGTCGACATTGACCACCTTCAAGGGGGCGGGCGTCGAGGTCAGGGTGGTGAAGGGCTGCATGGGTTCTTGTCCTTGCTTGTAGGCCGGCTCAGCCGGCCGCCTGTTCGATGGCTTCCATGTCCTCGTCGGAGAAGCCGAAATGGTGGCCGATCTCGTGGACCATGACGTGGGTGACGATGGCGCCCAGGCTCTCGTCGTTTTCCGCCCAGTAGTCGAGGATCGGTCTGCGGTAGAGATGGATGGTGTTGGGCATCTGGCCGGTCTGGGGGCCAAAACCCTGCTGCGGCAGGCCGACGCCGCTGAAGAGGCCGAGCAGGTCGAAGGGGCTCTCAGCCTCGAGCTCCTTCAGCACGTCGTCCTCGGGGAATTCGGTGACGTTGAAGATCACATCGGCGCAGAGCGCGCGGAACTCGTCCGGCAGGCGGTCGAAGGCGGCCTGCGCCAGCAGCTCGAAAGCGTCCAGCGAAGGGGCCTTGGCCCCGTCCCAGTCGATATCCGTGCTCTTGATCGCCACGGCGTCCATATCCCCGTCACCAGTATCGCAGCTGATGGCCGAGCCACCAGGCCAGCACGAGGACGCCCAGCAGCGAGAGGGAGCGGCCGATGCGCCGGCCCCAGAGCTCGATCCGGTCGCCCTCGGGCGCGTCGGCGCCCGAGAAATGCTGTGCCGCCCGGTTCATCGAGGAGCCGAGCAAGGTTTCGCTGTCGCGCTTGACGCGCTCCAGCGTCGCCTTGGCCTCGGCTTCGCGCGCGGCTTCGCGGGGATCTTTCGACATGGATGATCTCCCCGCCTTTGCCGCTCAGCCCAGCGTGCGGACGTCGACGAAATGGCCGGTCAGCGCCGCCGCCGCCGCCATCGCCGGCGAGACGAGGTGCGTGCGGCCGCGATAGCCCTGACGGCCCTCGAAGTTGCGGTTCGAGGTCGAGGCGGCGCGCTGGCCCGGCTTGAGCTGGTCCGGATTCATGCCCAGGCACATCGAGCAGCCCGGCTCGCGCCATTCGAAGCCGGCGGCGAGGAAGATCTTGTCGAGGCCTTCCAGCTCCGCCTGCTGCTTCACCAGGCCGGAGCCCGGCACGATCATGGCGTAGTCCAGGCTCTCATGGATCTTCTTGCCCTCGACGATCTTCGCGACCGTGCGCAGATCCTCGATGCGGCCATTGGTGCAGGAGCCGATCCAGATCACGTCGAGCGGGATCTCGGTCATCTTCGTGCCGGCGGTGAGGCCCATATAGTCGAGCGCGCGCTTCTTCGAGGCGCGCTTGACCTCGTCGGCGATCTGCTCCGGATCGGGCACGGCGCCGAGCACCGAGATCACGTCCTCCGGGCTCGTGCCCCAGGAGACGATCGGCGGCAGGTTGGCGGCGTCGAGCCTCACGATGCGGTCGAAATGCGCGCCCTCGTCGGTGCTCAGCGTCTCCCAATAGCGCTGGGCGGCATCCCAGGCCTCGCCCTTCGGCGCCTTGGGGCGGCCCTTCAGATAGGCGAAGGACTTCTCGTCGGGCGCGACCATGCCGGCGCGGGCGCCGCCCTCGATCGACATGTTGCAGACCGTCATGCGGCCTTCCATCGAGAGGCCGCGGATGGCCTCGCCGGCATATTCGATCACCGAGCCGGTGCCGCCGGCGGTGCCGATCTCGCCGATGATCGCGAGCGTGATGTCCTTGGCGCCGACGCCGGGTGCGGGCGTGCCGTCCACCTGGACGAGCATGTTCATCGCCTTCTTCTGGATCAGCGTCTGGGTGGCGAGGACGTGCTCGACCTCCGACGTGCCGATGCCATGGGCGAGCGCGCCGAAGGCGCCGTGGGTCGAGGTGTGCGAATCGCCGCAGACGATCGTCGTGCCGGGCAGGGTGAAGCCCTGCTCGGGGCCGACGATGTGGACGATGCCCTGGCGCTTGTCGAGCTCGTTGAAATACTCGACGCCGAAGTCGCGGGCGTTCTTGGCGAGCGCCTCGACCTGGATGCGGCTTTCCTCTTCCTGGATGCCCTTGGAGCGATCGGTCGTCTGGATGTTGTGGTCGACGACGGCGAGCGTCTTTTCGGGGCTGCGGACCTTGCGACCGGTCATGCGCAGGCCCTCGAAGGCCTGCGGGCTCGTGACCTCATGGACGAGGTGGCGGTCGATATAGAGCAGGCAGGTGCCGTCGTCCTGCCGGTCGATGACGTGATCGTCGAAGATCTTGTCGTAGAGGGTGCGGGGGCCTGTTGACGCAGTCATGGCTTGGTCTCGGTCTTGGTGAAACGTGGTCTGGAAAATCGGTGCATCGCCGCACGGGTCATTCCGGCGCGCTGGGGCAAATGCCTGTCGCCGGCCGCGTGGAAGCGGCCGGTCTCAGGCGCCGGTAAGGCCCGCGGCGATGGAAGCGGTGAAGCGGCCGAAAAAGCGCCACGGCAGGCGGGCATGGTCATGCAGCGCGGCAAAATCCTGCGTCGTCGGCAGGGGCGGCAGATGGCCCTCTCCCTGCACGGCGCTGAAGCGCTGCAAATGATGCTCACACGGCGACATGGCCACTATGTAGCAGTTCCAATGAAGCCGGACAATCGATGCCGTCGCAGCCGCGTCATCGCCGTGGCGCAGAGGTGTCGACGCTGACGACGACCGACATTCCCGGCGTCAGCTCGCTAGCCAGGGGCTGCCCGGGATCGATGGCGATCCGGACCGGCACGCGCTGTGCGATCTTGATGAAGTTGCCGGTGGCGTTGTCGGCACGGATGATGCTGAACTCGGAGCCGGCTGCCGGCGAGAAGCGCTCGATCCTGCCGGTCAGCCGGGCGTGGCGCAGGGCATCGACGGTGAAGCTCACCGGCTGGCCGACGCGCATGCCGGGAAGCTGCGTCTCCTTGAAGTTGGCGATCACCCAGATCTGCGAAGGCACCAGCGCCATCAGCTGCGTGCCGGCGGAGACATACTGGCCGAGCCGGGCCGACACCTCGCCGAGCCGCCCGTCCTGCGGGGCGAGGATGCGGGTGTTGCCGAGGTCAATCTCGGCGAGATGGACGCTGGCCTCGGCGCCCTCGACGGCCGCCACGAGCGATTGGCGGTTGACGATGGCGGTCTGGATCTCCTGCCGCGCCACCTCGGCGGTGGCATTGTTGGCGGCCAGCGAGGCACGGGCCTGATCGAGCGCCTGCTGGCTCTGGTCGGTGCTGGTCTGGCTGACGACGCCGCGCTCGCGCAGCGGCTCGATGCGGCCCCAGTTCGCCTCGGCGGTGCGCAAGGCCGCCTCGGCGCTCGCGACATTCGCCACGGCGGCGCGCAGGCGGGCTTCCGCCGCCGCACGAGCCTGATCGGAATTGGCGAGGGCGGCCCGCTGGGCCGCGAGGCTGGCGCGGGCCTGTTCGAGCTTCTGAGCAAAGATCCGGTCGTTGATGCGCAGGAGCAGGTCGCCCTGCTTCACCGTGGCGAAGTCCTGCACCGGCACCTCCGCGACATAGCCCGCGAGCTGCGGCGCGATGATCGTGACCTGCCCCCGGACATAGGCGTTCTCGGTGATCTCGACGGCGCTGGCGAAGGGCGGCAGCCGCCAAGCGTAGAGGATCACGGAAAGCCCGACGAGGCCGATGGCGAGCGCGACATAGGTCGAAACGGAGCGGAGGAGGCGGGTCATGATCGGTGCGATGGGTCAGCCGGCGGCAAGGGCCGGGGCGGTGGCGGGGCGCACCTTGAGGCGCAGGACGGCGAGATGGAGGAGCAGGGCGGCGAGAGCGAGCCCGGCAAGCAGCGCGATCAGCAGGAAGGCGTCGTTATAGGCGAGGACGGTCGCTTCCCGCGTCGCCTGCTGGGCGAGCAGGCCGACGCCCTCGGCGCGCGTCAGGGACGTATCGGTCAGGACATGGCCGTAGCTGCCGCCGAGCTGGCCGATGCGCTGGGCGACGAGCGGCTCGGACATCGTGAAGTGCTCGGCCAGCACATGGTAGTGGAAGCTGGTGCGCAGGGTGATGAAGCTGCCGAAGATGGCCGAACCGAGCAGGCCGCCGATGCTCTGCGTGAACAGGAAGATGGTGATGAAGCTCAGGATATAGACGGGGCCGCGCGCGATGGCGCTGCCCATGCCCTGCGCCATCGCCGTCGGCAGGTAGAGCCCCGAGCCATAGGCGACGAGCGCCTGGCTCAGATAGATGTCGTGCGGCCGCGTCAGGCTGGTCGCACCGCTGTCGAGCCAGGCGCCGAGCGAGACGCAGGCCAGCGCCACGCCGTAGAACCAGTTCTCGCGGCCCGGCCGCAGCAGCAGGGCGCAGGTCAGGCCTCCCGCGAGGATTGCGCCGAGGATCACGCCATAGAGCGACAGCGTCTGTTCGTTCTGGATGCCGAGCGCCTGGAAGAAGTTGGACGCGCCGACTGTCTGCTCCGCCAGCAGCACGCGCAGCAGCAGCAGAGCCCCGGCGAAGTGCAGCGTCGTCGGGCTCGTCAGCCAGCGTATGTCGATCAGCGGGCTCTCGCGGTGCAGTTCGATGATCGCCGCCAGCATCAGGCAGATCACGGCGCAGGCGAGGAGCCAGCCGAGCCAGGGCGCCTCGAACCACCAGTAGATCCGGCCAAGCGCGAGCACGACCGCGGTCGAGCCGAAGCCGATTGCGATGAACAGGTAGCTGACGAGATCGAGCGGGCCGATGCATTTCACCCGCGGCGGCGAGGTCAGCGGCAACGCATAGACGAAGCCGAAGGCGAGCAGGGCAAGCCCCATCTCGAACAGAGTGAGGCCGTGGAAGCCACCGATCTCCAGCAGCCATGGCGAGATCAGCCGCGTCACCGGGATGCCGAGCGTGGTGTTGGTGAGGGCCAGCGACAGGCCGACGGTGAGCTTCTTCGGCGGCGGCAAGGGCTCGATCATGTAGAAGAAGGCGAGCGACGACATCGGGGCCGCCGCCATGCCGCTCATGAAGCGGACCACCACGGCCGATTGCAGATCGCGGACGAAGAGGAAGTTGAGCAGCGTCGCGAAGACGAAGCCAGCCAGGCTGATCTCGGCGAAATTGCGCAGGCCATACTGCATCCGGATCTTGATCAGGGCGATTGAGAGCGAGACGTTCGGCGCCATATAGGCGGCGATCAGCCAATTGGTCTCGGCGAGGGTGGCGCCGAGCTCCCCCTGGATCTGGTAGATGTTCGTGTTGACGATGTTCTGGCCGATCTGCTGCGTCATCGCGAGCGTCACGGAGGCGAGCATATAGGCCAGCGCGCGGGCCGGCGGCATGGTGAGGCCGAACGGCGCTGCCACCGGTTCTGGTGCCGTTTCAGTCGCGCTCATGGGGCGGCGCTCCGCCCGGCCGCGATATTGCGCGAAGTGCGGCGCAGGACGTCGAGCGCGATTTCAAGCTCCTCCGGCGCGATGCCCTGCAGGATGCCGGCGCGCAGCTCGGCGAGGAAGTCCAGGATGTCCTGCGCCTGGGCGCGGGCGCTCTCGGTCAGAAAGACGCGGCGCGCGCGCCGGTCGCCCTCGACCGCACGGCGCTCGATCATGCCGTTGCGCTCGAGCCCGTCGAGCAGGCGCACCAGCGTCGGTTGCTCGATGTCGAGCAGGCCGGCCAGATCGGACTGGATCGGGCCGTCGGCCTTGGCCAGCTCCATGAGCAGGCGGGCGCGGGACAGGGTCAGGCCCATGCCGCCGGCGCGCTCGTCGACGAGCGCTCTCAGCTTCCGGTTGACGGCGGCGAGCTCGGCGGTGAATGCGGCTTGAAGCGGGGCGAGGTCCATGATGCCAATATAAATAGGATGCTAATTATTTGCGTACTTATACTCGCGATATATGCATATCAAATGACAGTCTGGATGTTTGATATGCGTTTTGGGAATGCATCTGTGCGAGGTAACAAAAAACGCGGCCCCGAGGGACCGCGTTCCAATTTTTCACGCTGAGGCTGCGGCTTACTTGCCGGCGGCCTTCTCGCCCTTGGCGGGCTTGGCATCGACGCGCTCGGCGATGCGGGCCGACTTGCCGCGGCGGTCGCGCAGGTAATAGAGCTTGGCGCGGCGCACCTTGCCCTTGCGCACGACCTTGATGGAATCGAGGTTCGGCGAGAAGAGCGGGAAGACGCGCTCGACACCCTCGCCATAGGAAATCTTGCGGACGGTGAAGCTCTGGTTGAGGCCGCCGCCGTTGCGGGCGATCACGACGCCTTCATAGGCCTGGACGCGAGTACGCTCGCCTTCCTTGACCTTGACGTTGACCTGCACGGTGTCGCCGGGCTGGAACTGCGGGATGTTCTTGCCGTCGCTGAGCTTGGCAATCTGCTCCTGGTCGAGCTGTTCGATGATGTTCATGGTTCTCTCCATGGCCGTGTTCGCGTGCGGGCACGCTGGCGTTACGGCGCGCTGTTTTCAGTTGAGAGCGCGGCCATACAGGAGCGGCGCGGATTTGTCGAGCGGCAATGCCGGCAAAGCGCGGCGGCAGCGAACCGCTTGTTGGCGATCAGCGTGGCATGCATAGCCTTGCGCGAACCGGATATCACTCTGACGGGACGTAAGGCCATGACCGACCAAGCCACC encodes:
- a CDS encoding Phenylacetic acid degradation protein PaaD, thioesterase, whose translation is MTTDEAGIDRRIRTSFEKQGLMHTLGATLGQVTPGQVEIMLVPRPEISQQHGFVHAGAVSSIADSAAGYAALSIMPADRGVLTAEFKINLLAPATGQRLIARGKVVKGGRTLVLAQAEVFAENDGKERLVALLMATLMAIEGRDGIVD
- the rplS gene encoding 50S ribosomal subunit protein L19 — encoded protein: MNIIEQLDQEQIAKLSDGKNIPQFQPGDTVQVNVKVKEGERTRVQAYEGVVIARNGGGLNQSFTVRKISYGEGVERVFPLFSPNLDSIKVVRKGKVRRAKLYYLRDRRGKSARIAERVDAKPAKGEKAAGK
- the leuD gene encoding 3-isopropylmalate dehydratase subunit LeuD; the protein is MQPFTTLTSTPAPLKVVNVDTDMIIPKQYLKTIKRTGLGTALFSEMRYKEDGSENPDFVLNQPAYRKAEILVAGDNFGCGSSREHAPWALLDFGIRCVISTSFADIFYNNCFKNGILPIKVTPEQLDMLFDDAERGSNATLTIDLENQTIKGPDGGEIKFELDPFRKHCLLNGLDDIGLTMEKASKIEAFEDKLKQRAWA
- a CDS encoding conserved hypothetical protein (Evidence 4 : Unknown function but conserved in other organisms), which encodes MAMSPCEHHLQRFSAVQGEGHLPPLPTTQDFAALHDHARLPWRFFGRFTASIAAGLTGA
- the leuC gene encoding 3-isopropylmalate dehydratase subunit LeuC; amino-acid sequence: MTASTGPRTLYDKIFDDHVIDRQDDGTCLLYIDRHLVHEVTSPQAFEGLRMTGRKVRSPEKTLAVVDHNIQTTDRSKGIQEEESRIQVEALAKNARDFGVEYFNELDKRQGIVHIVGPEQGFTLPGTTIVCGDSHTSTHGAFGALAHGIGTSEVEHVLATQTLIQKKAMNMLVQVDGTPAPGVGAKDITLAIIGEIGTAGGTGSVIEYAGEAIRGLSMEGRMTVCNMSIEGGARAGMVAPDEKSFAYLKGRPKAPKGEAWDAAQRYWETLSTDEGAHFDRIVRLDAANLPPIVSWGTSPEDVISVLGAVPDPEQIADEVKRASKKRALDYMGLTAGTKMTEIPLDVIWIGSCTNGRIEDLRTVAKIVEGKKIHESLDYAMIVPGSGLVKQQAELEGLDKIFLAAGFEWREPGCSMCLGMNPDQLKPGQRAASTSNRNFEGRQGYRGRTHLVSPAMAAAAALTGHFVDVRTLG
- a CDS encoding hypothetical protein (Evidence 5 : Unknown function), with product MVSVLVKRGLENRCIAARVIPARWGKCLSPAAWKRPVSGAGKARGDGSGEAAEKAPRQAGMVMQRGKILRRRQGRQMALSLHGAEALQMMLTRRHGHYVAVPMKPDNRCRRSRVIAVAQRCRR
- a CDS encoding Multidrug resistance efflux pump, with the translated sequence MTRLLRSVSTYVALAIGLVGLSVILYAWRLPPFASAVEITENAYVRGQVTIIAPQLAGYVAEVPVQDFATVKQGDLLLRINDRIFAQKLEQARASLAAQRAALANSDQARAAAEARLRAAVANVASAEAALRTAEANWGRIEPLRERGVVSQTSTDQSQQALDQARASLAANNATAEVARQEIQTAIVNRQSLVAAVEGAEASVHLAEIDLGNTRILAPQDGRLGEVSARLGQYVSAGTQLMALVPSQIWVIANFKETQLPGMRVGQPVSFTVDALRHARLTGRIERFSPAAGSEFSIIRADNATGNFIKIAQRVPVRIAIDPGQPLASELTPGMSVVVSVDTSAPRR
- a CDS encoding Acetylglutamate kinase encodes the protein MDAVAIKSTDIDWDGAKAPSLDAFELLAQAAFDRLPDEFRALCADVIFNVTEFPEDDVLKELEAESPFDLLGLFSGVGLPQQGFGPQTGQMPNTIHLYRRPILDYWAENDESLGAIVTHVMVHEIGHHFGFSDEDMEAIEQAAG
- a CDS encoding conserved hypothetical protein (Evidence 4 : Unknown function but conserved in other organisms), which translates into the protein MSKDPREAAREAEAKATLERVKRDSETLLGSSMNRAAQHFSGADAPEGDRIELWGRRIGRSLSLLGVLVLAWWLGHQLRYW
- a CDS encoding MFS transporter; the encoded protein is MSATETAPEPVAAPFGLTMPPARALAYMLASVTLAMTQQIGQNIVNTNIYQIQGELGATLAETNWLIAAYMAPNVSLSIALIKIRMQYGLRNFAEISLAGFVFATLLNFLFVRDLQSAVVVRFMSGMAAAPMSSLAFFYMIEPLPPPKKLTVGLSLALTNTTLGIPVTRLISPWLLEIGGFHGLTLFEMGLALLAFGFVYALPLTSPPRVKCIGPLDLVSYLFIAIGFGSTAVVLALGRIYWWFEAPWLGWLLACAVICLMLAAIIELHRESPLIDIRWLTSPTTLHFAGALLLLRVLLAEQTVGASNFFQALGIQNEQTLSLYGVILGAILAGGLTCALLLRPGRENWFYGVALACVSLGAWLDSGATSLTRPHDIYLSQALVAYGSGLYLPTAMAQGMGSAIARGPVYILSFITIFLFTQSIGGLLGSAIFGSFITLRTSFHYHVLAEHFTMSEPLVAQRIGQLGGSYGHVLTDTSLTRAEGVGLLAQQATREATVLAYNDAFLLIALLAGLALAALLLHLAVLRLKVRPATAPALAAG
- a CDS encoding MarR family transcriptional regulator, giving the protein MDLAPLQAAFTAELAAVNRKLRALVDERAGGMGLTLSRARLLMELAKADGPIQSDLAGLLDIEQPTLVRLLDGLERNGMIERRAVEGDRRARRVFLTESARAQAQDILDFLAELRAGILQGIAPEELEIALDVLRRTSRNIAAGRSAAP